The genomic DNA TGAGCTACTTGTCGTCATCGCTATTATCGCGATTCTTGCCGCTATTCTCTTCCCCGTCTTTGCCCAGGCACGGGGTCAAGCGCGCAAGGCGACCTGCCAGAGCAACCTGCGCCAGATCGGGATGGCAGTGCAGATGTACGCCCAAGACTACGATGGCCTCTACCCGTACGCCAAAGATGCCTCCGATGCCTATGTCCCCCAGATCTGGGCGGGCTACCCTCAGTGCAAGGCCGTGATCGACGCGATGCCCTTCCTCCACGACTCGCCCATCCTCTCGACTCCCAACTGGTCCACCGGCTCGCTGACTCCCTACACCAAGAGCCGCCAGGTCTGGCGCTGCGCCGGAGACACGGGCTTTGACGTGCTGGACAACAACTTCAACTGCGGCGGCCCCTGCCCCCTCAATGCACGCCCCACGATGTACGAGCGCTACGGTGCCTCCTATCTCTTCCGCACCGAGATCGCCTTCCGAAAGCTCAATATCGACACCGCGACCGCGGTCACCGCAACCGGTCAGGAGGTCGGGCTGGCACAGCTCAACATCCTCTTCGATGGCAATGGCGGCTGGCACGCCAGCCCCCTGCGCTTCGACCCGCTGGGCTGGAACCCGAGTGGCCTGCGCTACACCACGCTCTTCGCCGATGGGCACGTCAAGTTCTTGACCTACGACGACTACCAAAAGGCCTGGAACATCCAGCTCGCTGCCCCTGGGTCGAACCCATGCCAGTGAGGGCCTCCCATGCCTGATCTCACCGACCTCCTGCGCAACGCCGAGGGTCCCGTGCGCCTCAAGGCACGCTGGGTGCTCCCCATCTCCGGGCCGCTCTTTGAGAACGGGGAGGTGGCGTTTGAGAACGGCATCCTGACCTACGTGGGTCGCGCCCGTCCGGACGCCGGCGCGCTTGACCTGGGGCTCGCCGCCATCCTGCCCGGCCTGGTCAATGTCCACGCCCACCTGGAGTACACGGTCCTGCGTGGCCTGCTGGAGGACATGCCCTTCTTCCCCTGGATTCGGGGCCTCACCGGCCTCAAGGCCTTTCTCACCCTCGACGACTGGGTAACATCGGCGACCCTGGGAGCAGCGGAGCTGGCGGCGGCGGGGATCACGACGGTTGGGGATGCCTGCGATGCGGGTGCCACCATCAATGCCCTCGTGAGCTCGGGGCTCCGCGGGACGGTCTTTCGGGAGGTCTTTGGGATCGAGAGCCAGCCACCCGTTAGCCAGACCCTCGATGTGCTCCGGCGCCAGCTGGCGCAGATGGGGAGCACGCTCTCCCGTAGCAACGCCGAGAGCCGTGTCCACCTTGGGGTCTCGCCCCATGCGCCCTACACGGTCCGCGCCGAGCTCTTCCAAGCCCTCGCCGATTTCTCGGATCAAAACGGCTACCTCCAGACCATTCACCTGGCCGAGTCGCCCGCCGAGGAGGCGCTCTTCCAGATCGGCGGCGGCCCCTTTAAGGAGATGTTCGACCGGCGCGGGATCGCCTGGCCAACCAAGGATATCTCGCCGATCGCCTACGCAAAACAAGCCGGTGCACTGGATGCGCGAACCCTGGCGGTGCACTGTGTCCATGCCAGCGACGATGACATCACGCTATTAGCAAACGCCGGGGCATCGGTGGCACACTGTCCTCGCTCCAATGGAAAGCTTGGGGCGGGGCTCGCACCGCTGAGGGCTCTCAAGGAGCGTGGCCTGGATATCGGCCTGGGCACCGACTCCATGGTCTCGGGCAACTCCGCCGACTTCTTCGAGGAGATGCGCGCCGCGGTCTACGGTGCCCGTGCCCGGGAGCAGGATACCCGCGCCCTGACGGCGAAAGAAGCGCTGTTCATGGCAACGTTGGGCGGGGCACGCGCCCTGCACCGGGAGCGGGAGGTTGGCTCTCTGGAGCTCGGAAAGCAGGCCGATCTCTGTGTCGTGCGGCTCGACGGGGTCCACCATGCGCCGGTCGGCGACGATAACCCGGAGGCGGCACTGGTCTACTCCGCGCGTGCCAGCGATGTCTGCCTGACCCTGGTGGCCGGCCAGGCGGTCTACGATCATGGGCGCTATCCCACGGTCGATGTGGCCCGCCTGCGCCAGAGTGTCCTCACCGCACGGCGGAAAGTTCGTTCAGAGGGAGAGAAGATTCTTGGCGAAGCGAAGCAGCAACGATACTAGTGGTGCCAGCACCGGCTCCCGGGGCGCCAGCGACGAGCTGGTGGGCTGGAGCACCCTGGCCTTTGGCATGGCGATCAGCACCCTGCTCCTCTGGAAAAACGGAGGCTGGCCGGTCTTTCGCTGCCCCACGCAGATGAATGTGGTGGAGTTCAATCTCTTCAATATCTGCATGCTCCTCGCCCCCCCCCTGACCTGGATTCTTGTGGTCCTACGCCGCGACCTCAGCGACTTTGGCCTCACCCCCGGCAATGCCCGCGGCGCGCTGATCCTCTCGCTGATTGTGGGGGTAGCCTACATTCCCGTGCTAGCGCT from Armatimonas rosea includes the following:
- a CDS encoding DUF1559 domain-containing protein, with translation MTKRRGFTLIELLVVIAIIAILAAILFPVFAQARGQARKATCQSNLRQIGMAVQMYAQDYDGLYPYAKDASDAYVPQIWAGYPQCKAVIDAMPFLHDSPILSTPNWSTGSLTPYTKSRQVWRCAGDTGFDVLDNNFNCGGPCPLNARPTMYERYGASYLFRTEIAFRKLNIDTATAVTATGQEVGLAQLNILFDGNGGWHASPLRFDPLGWNPSGLRYTTLFADGHVKFLTYDDYQKAWNIQLAAPGSNPCQ
- a CDS encoding amidohydrolase family protein, with translation MPDLTDLLRNAEGPVRLKARWVLPISGPLFENGEVAFENGILTYVGRARPDAGALDLGLAAILPGLVNVHAHLEYTVLRGLLEDMPFFPWIRGLTGLKAFLTLDDWVTSATLGAAELAAAGITTVGDACDAGATINALVSSGLRGTVFREVFGIESQPPVSQTLDVLRRQLAQMGSTLSRSNAESRVHLGVSPHAPYTVRAELFQALADFSDQNGYLQTIHLAESPAEEALFQIGGGPFKEMFDRRGIAWPTKDISPIAYAKQAGALDARTLAVHCVHASDDDITLLANAGASVAHCPRSNGKLGAGLAPLRALKERGLDIGLGTDSMVSGNSADFFEEMRAAVYGARAREQDTRALTAKEALFMATLGGARALHREREVGSLELGKQADLCVVRLDGVHHAPVGDDNPEAALVYSARASDVCLTLVAGQAVYDHGRYPTVDVARLRQSVLTARRKVRSEGEKILGEAKQQRY